Genomic window (Streptomyces liliiviolaceus):
TCCGTGAGCCCGAGCCGCGGATCGGTCCGTACGTGACTCACATCGAGGACGTTAGCGTCGACCACTGACAACACCCCGAGAAGCGTGGCCAGGGCCCCGGGCCGGTCCGTCAGCCGCAGCGTGACCGCGAGGTAGCGGCCGTTCGCGGCCATGCCGTGCCGCAGGATGCGCTGCATCAGCAGCGGATCGACGTTCCCGCCGGACAGCAGCGCGACGACCGGGCCCTCGAAGGCGTCCGGTTCGCTCATGATCGCCGCGACCGGGCTCGCGCCGGCCGGCTCGACGACCAGTTTGGCCCGCTCCAGACAGAGCAGCAGCGCGCTGGACAGCGCGTCCTCGGACACCGTACGGATCTCGTCCACCAGGTCGCCGATGATCCGGAACGGCACATCGCCCGGCCGTCCGACCTTGATCCCGTCGGCCATGGTCGCCGGATTCTCGACCGACACCGGGCGCCCGGCCGCCAGCGAGGGCGGGTACGCGGCCGCGCCCGCCGCCTGCACCCCCACGATCCGCACGTCCGGCCGCAGCGCCTTCACCGCGACCGCGACACCCGCGGCGAGCCCGCCACCGCCGATCCCCACGACGATCGTGCGCACCTCGGGGCACTGCTCCAGGATCTCCAGGCCCACCGTGCCCTGCCCGGCGATGATGTCGGGGTGGTCGAAGGGATGGATGAGGACGGCGCCCGTCTCGGCCGCGTACTCCTGCGCGGCGGCCAGCGTCTCGTCCACCACCGTGCCGTGCGTACGCACCTCGGCGCCGTAGTGCATGGTCGCCGCGACCTTCGGCAGCGGGGCGCCCGACGGCATGAACACCGTGGAACGCACCCCGAGCAGCGAGGAGGCCAGGGCGACGCCTTGCGCGTGGTTGCCCGCGCTGGCCGCGACCACTCCGGCCGCCCGCTCCTCGGGGAGGAGCCCGGCGATCCGCACGTACGCGCCGCGCAGTTTGAACGAACCGGTGCGCTGGAGGTTCTCGCACTTCAGGTGGACCGGCGCGCCCACCAGGCCGGACAGGTGCCTGCTGCCCTCCATGGCGGTCATCCGTGCCACACCGGAGAGCATCTTCTGGGCGCCGCGCACATCGTCGAGTGTCACCGGCGGCAAAGGGTCGGCCGTGCGATAGCTCATGGCCGCCAGTCTCGCAGTTCACACCGCGCCCCACCGTTCGTGACCAACGTCCGAGACCGGTTTGCCCAGCGCCCGTACGGCCCGCCCCCCGTCCGCGTACTCTGTCCCCCAACCCAAGCCAGCCCCACGCATGAATAGAGCCCCCGGCCATGCCCACAACACCTGGAATGTCGATGGACATGACGACCGTCGGTGACACCGGTCTTCTCGAAACGCTGCAGCACGAGGTCGCGGTGTTCGCCCGCCGTGCCGAACAGACCCGGCTCGGCGGGGTCGGCCAGGTGCGCAACTCCATGGACCGCGCCGCCTACCTGCTGCTCAACCGCCTCGACAAGGAGGGGCCGATGGGCGTCAAGGCACTCGCCGCGAGCATGGGCATCGACTCGTCGACGGTCACCCGGCAGGTGGCCCCCCTGGTCGACACCGGCCTCGTCAAGCGCACCTCCCACCCGGAGGACGGGCGTGCCGTGGTGCTCCAGCTGTCGCCGCGCGGACTCTCCCGTCTGGACGAAGTCCGTTCCTCCAGGCGCCAGTTGATGGCGGAACTGACCCAGGAGTGGTCGCCCGAGGAGCGCGAGGCCTTCTGCACGCTCCTCACCCGCTTCAACGTCGCGCTCTCCACCCGCATGGCCGCGTCGCCGTCCGCGGAGGCACCGGCGACCTCCTGACCGCCCGCACGCCGCCCGCCACCCGCCACCGCGCCGGGTCGCGCCGTGCCGCACCGGACCGATCCGGGCGTACCGTCTCGTGCCGGCCTCTTGACCAGGGGCCCGCGCCTGGCCTCATATGAAGTCGGGTCCCGGCGTACGCGGCCGTTCACGGCGTACGTCTCCAGGGCCCGGTTGCCCACGGGGAGGCGCGGTGCGAAAGCGGCAGGCGTCCCGGAACGCCCGCCGTGCCCGGGAGTTCGAGGCGTTCGTCGCGGGCGCGGCAGGGCGGTTGCTGCATGCCGCCACCCTGCTCACCGCGGAGCCCCCGGACGACAACCCGCGCGCGCGGCGGCTGCTCACCGCGGCGCTGGCCCACACGTACGCCGTCTGGGACCGTCTGCACGGCGAGGACCCGTACGACCGGACCCGGCAGTATCTGGCCGTGCGCTTCGCGCGCGGGGCCTGGCACCAGTACGGCGGCCTCGGCCGGCCGTACCCCCGTGGCCGCACCGCCCCCGACAGCGCCCTGCGCCACCTCACCCCTCAGGAACGGCTGATCCTCGTGCTGCGCATGTACGAGGGCGTCGCCGAGGAACAGGCCGCCGCGCTGCTGGGGCTGCCCACGGAACGCGTACGGGCGATCTGTGCCCGTGCCATGGCCACGCTGCTGCATCCGCCCCGGGAGGCCGCCCCGCCGGTCCCGAAAGTGGTGCCTTCATGAGCCCCGTCAACCGCAGGGAGGCCGATGTCCGGCGCATCCTGGAGGAACCGCAGCCGTCCGTACCGCCGGAGCTGTACACGGAGGCCGTCCGCAGGGGCGGGCGCATGCTGCGCCGCCGGACGCTCGCCCGGCGGCTGATGTGGCTGGTGCTGTTCGCGGCGACCGTGGCCCTCGTGGTGTGGCTGTCGGTCGCCCAGCCATGGGTGGAGCCGCCGTCGGAGACGACTCCACCGCTGACCGGCTGGTGAGAGGGCCGGCGGCAGCCTCTGCGGAAGCCGCGGCCCTTGGAAGGGGCGCTCAGGACGGCGACCGAACCGCGGTCGGGCTATCCGAGGGCCTGCTTGAGGTCCTCAAGGAGGTCGTCGACGTTCTCGATGCCCACGGAGAGGCGTACGAGATCGGCGGGGACCTCCAGGAGGGAGCCGGCCACGGACGCGTGCGTCATCCGCCCGGGGTGCTCGATCAGGGACTCGACGCCGCCCAGGGACTCGCCCAGGGTGAACACCTTGGCGCGGTTGCAGACCTCGACGGCCGCCTCCTCGCCGCCCTCGACCTGGAAGGAGACCATGCCGCCGAAGGACCGCATCTGCTTGGCGGCGGTCTCGTGACCGGGGTGCTCCGGAAGGCCCGGGTACAGGACGCGCGTCACGCGCGCGTGCCGGGTGAGCATCTCGGCGACCTTGACGGCGTTCTCGCTGTGCCGGTCCATCCGGACGGCGAGCGTCTTGATGCCGCGCAGCACCAGCCAGGCGTCCATGGGGCCGGCGACCGCGCCCATCGCGTTCTGGTGGTAGGCGAGCTCCTCGCCGAGCGCCTGGTCGGCGACCACGAGGGCACCGCCGACGACGTCGGAGTGGCCGCCCATGTACTTGGTCAGCGAGTGCACGACGACGTCCGCGCCGAGCGCGAGCGGCTGCTGGAGGTAGGGGCTGGCGAAGGTGTTGTCGACGACCAGCTTCGCGCCGGCCTCCCGCGCGACGTGCGAG
Coding sequences:
- the ilvA gene encoding threonine ammonia-lyase, which encodes MSYRTADPLPPVTLDDVRGAQKMLSGVARMTAMEGSRHLSGLVGAPVHLKCENLQRTGSFKLRGAYVRIAGLLPEERAAGVVAASAGNHAQGVALASSLLGVRSTVFMPSGAPLPKVAATMHYGAEVRTHGTVVDETLAAAQEYAAETGAVLIHPFDHPDIIAGQGTVGLEILEQCPEVRTIVVGIGGGGLAAGVAVAVKALRPDVRIVGVQAAGAAAYPPSLAAGRPVSVENPATMADGIKVGRPGDVPFRIIGDLVDEIRTVSEDALSSALLLCLERAKLVVEPAGASPVAAIMSEPDAFEGPVVALLSGGNVDPLLMQRILRHGMAANGRYLAVTLRLTDRPGALATLLGVLSVVDANVLDVSHVRTDPRLGLTEVEVELHLETKGPEHCAEVNSALRRAGYTVID
- a CDS encoding MarR family winged helix-turn-helix transcriptional regulator — encoded protein: MSMDMTTVGDTGLLETLQHEVAVFARRAEQTRLGGVGQVRNSMDRAAYLLLNRLDKEGPMGVKALAASMGIDSSTVTRQVAPLVDTGLVKRTSHPEDGRAVVLQLSPRGLSRLDEVRSSRRQLMAELTQEWSPEEREAFCTLLTRFNVALSTRMAASPSAEAPATS
- a CDS encoding sigma factor-like helix-turn-helix DNA-binding protein, with product MRKRQASRNARRAREFEAFVAGAAGRLLHAATLLTAEPPDDNPRARRLLTAALAHTYAVWDRLHGEDPYDRTRQYLAVRFARGAWHQYGGLGRPYPRGRTAPDSALRHLTPQERLILVLRMYEGVAEEQAAALLGLPTERVRAICARAMATLLHPPREAAPPVPKVVPS
- a CDS encoding cystathionine gamma-synthase, whose translation is MSDRHISQHFETVAIHAGNTADPLTGAVVPPIYQVSTYKQDGVGGLRGGYEYSRSANPTRTALEENLAALEGGRRGLAFASGLAAEDCLLRTLLAPGDHVVIPNDAYGGTFRLFAKVVSRWGVEWSVADTSDPAAVRAAITPKTKAVWVETPSNPLLGITDIAALSHVAREAGAKLVVDNTFASPYLQQPLALGADVVVHSLTKYMGGHSDVVGGALVVADQALGEELAYHQNAMGAVAGPMDAWLVLRGIKTLAVRMDRHSENAVKVAEMLTRHARVTRVLYPGLPEHPGHETAAKQMRSFGGMVSFQVEGGEEAAVEVCNRAKVFTLGESLGGVESLIEHPGRMTHASVAGSLLEVPADLVRLSVGIENVDDLLEDLKQALG